GATGTTCCGCCACAGGGATACGAATTTACACCATACCAAGTACATGGTTGTGGCTATGGACCCTGCAACGACTCCAATGATTGTGATTGGCCCTGTACAACCTGTTGCGCTAATCAAACCTGCTGCCATGAGGAAGATATGTTTTGATAAAATCTCAAACACGCAAATCCCAGCTTAACAACACAAAATAATAGGGAGTACTACGTATAACTAATGTTCTTGCATTCTACAAAACGCGTAACCATACCTCTTGCAAAGTATTTACATATTATACATCATTCTTCAATTGCCTTGTTTGGTGAATGGAATTTATATACTATAGCTGCCTGTATCATACAAATTTATAAGCgagattaataaataaaaatcatacaATTAGTCATTCTGTCGCGCTTATGTGCTCTAATTAGTCATTCTGCACTGATTTATTAGCATAATATAACAAAGTGTATGATCTGAATTCATGACAGGGTCTAAAAACTTCTTATCTTGtatacttgggagttgggaaTTCCCCATTATTTCAAGGCCGAGTATACAATGCTACCAAAAGAGCACGAGTCAAGACTAATTCCCTAATCCGAGTACACCTATAGCCCTGAACTGTGGCTCTCAGAATCAAACTATTTTCACATCCGACTATTGACAGATTAAAATCACAATAAATAGTTTAAGCCGAAAATTTAAAACATAATGCTTCTAGAGCCTCGACTATTGACAGATCAAAATCACAAGAAATCCTAGCACCAATTCATTGCAGAAGTTAACCTGAACATTGAAAGTAGAAACACAACTGAAAAGAAcatgatttttttcaaaaatctcGTCAATTTTACTATTTTCTCAACACCATATGAGGCACATCCGATCctataattcataaattcaccaaataatTTTAATACTAGTTCTGGAAGCAAAAAGATCAAACAGTCTAGGCAAAAAAACTATATATCAACTCAGCAGCTTGAAAACTACTCTCTACTTCTTATCTTCTTTCTCGGCTTCAGCGGCCCTCTTCAACCGGGCACCCATATGTCTCTTATTGGTCCTCTCCAATCGAAGCTTGTCATATGCTTTGAAGGCCTTCATCTCGTCCGTAATCTTGACAAGCTCCGCAACTGGAGTCTCGCGTACAATCGGCATGAAGTCACCATGGACTTGAGTAGCTGCGGCCAACTCCTCAAGAGCAGAGTCACCAGCCTACAGACATAACATCATAAATCAATCACTTGTTTCCAAATGGTGAAGATAAAGGCCTAAAATAATAAGCTAACATGAAAATTACCTTGAATTTAAGTGGCCTTCTTGGGAATACAACCAATTTGGCTTTGTAGGTCTTCAACCTCTGGGTATTGGATTGAAGAGATTCAAGGGACCGATTTCTGCGTCTGTGATCAACAGCTATGCCGATTGTTGGGGCAAGTTTTTTAGGAATACCTGCTGCCTGATTCATGTAGAACAACGTCATATTTAACAGTGCGGACAAACTTCTAGTTGATTATTTATGGAGTACTTTGTACTGCCAAAACCCTTGCTGTTCTAAGCTCATCCCTAAACAAATCCAGCTACATTAAGGAGTTTAAGAACAAATGATTATTAAGGAGTATCCAAATAATGTTGTTAATTACTAGGATCGagcaataaataattaagtacCAACAGTCTCAGCATTCTAACAAGCCAAGTAGAGTGATTATCAAGCAAAATCTGCAAGCTTAAACCCAAACACCTAAACAAAGGGTAAATTGGCAATGTGCAAACATCAAAATAACTACTACATAAAAGAAAACCGTGTGAGGCAGGTTTGACAGAGCAAAGACCACTTTGATGACTAAAAATTCATATGATCGCACAAGCCAACTAAAGACAGATGGAGGTACACAAACTAGAATGCACATGCATAACACATCCTAGATATAGGCAGATCATACTAAATTTCTAATGGGGTAAAATTAACCTCATGAAACATAATAGACTAGAAACACCATTTACTCACTTCAAGCTCCTCAAGGGAAAATCCTTTGCCAGCTCTGAGCTTCATGTTATACTTCAAGGTCTGGCCATGAACAATAGGACGAAGAGATCCAGCTGTAGGACGAGGAAAGACCTTAACGGCCTTCGTTTGTCGAGCTGTAAAGTGCACAACAGAACTCAGACTAGCACAATAAGAATAAATCTTTTTATCTTGTGAGTCGTGGGCGTGAAGGGATGTGGCACAGAACACGCTTGCAATATGTTATACGCATAACGGCGTAAGAGAAGGTAAACTTACCTACTCTTCTTCTGGTTTTACGAGCGGGCTGATTGAACCAAGTCCTGACATAGTTCTGCCAGTGCTTCTTGAAATGGCCATTAGGCACAACATTATTATGCCTCACCATGACTTACCTGCATAATTACACAAGGGCTCACTTAGCTGGGAAGAGAAACTTCAACAAAAATCTTACAGAACCTCCCCACTTACGCCACAAAAAAAACTCAACCCACATTCGTACAATACCATCAAAAGATTTCACTCCTaatatagattttaagataACTACACCTTCCGAATATTTATTCCCCTCAAACCCAACAGCAAAGAACACCATTTCATACAAAATCTACAGCAAGCCCCTCTACACATACAGGCCAATTAAGCAACAAGCATCACAAGGCTAAAACGACAACTTTCCAGGGATTTGCAATGATCATTGCTTGAAAGGTCCATAGAAGTGAAGAAAAGACACTAAATTTGaatcaaattcatcaggcaGCATCTACGCAAAACTGTAAAAAGATCATCACACTCACATAGTATTTGCAGGGTTATCCCTCATCCCGCCCcctaaaaagaacaaattagcAGTGGTTCTAAATTTCTGATGGCAAATGAACTTTCGAGAAAAATCATCTCAGTAAACAATACACATATCACTGCCATCAATTATCCAAACGAAAAAACATAATTCACTAACAAGAAGGCTTGTAGAAAACAGCACCATCATCCTCATTTCAATATATAACATAATGAACTTAAATTCCCCCAAAAAGAGCGTCAAACCATTAAAACCCAACAAAATACCCCTAATACCATAACAAACCCTCTAATTCAAATCCAAAATCACGATTCAGCTTTAAAATTTCCAAAAAACATGACCATTTTCAGGtacaaaattaacaaatttcctCCAATTTCATCAACCCATAACCCACAAACACGGCTCGCGCATTTTCACACTGAAATCAACCAATCAAAAAACCGAGATCCCCAACAAACGGTTTCATAATCTCTGATACATAATCCATTGATTTGCAGTAATTAATCAAATGAAATCAATTATTAAGAAACTAAGATTGATGTTTAAtcctaaataaataaaaagaattacCTGAGGAGAGAGACAGATCCGACGAGTGATAATGAAGAAAAATGGCGTAGTCGTCTCTCTGAAAAAATTAGGGGACGGAAGCAACACTCGGgttttatgttctcaaaaaccCTACTTCctctttcctttttccatttcttttcctccccttttttttttttttttttgtgtgtgtgt
This genomic stretch from Spinacia oleracea cultivar Varoflay chromosome 3, BTI_SOV_V1, whole genome shotgun sequence harbors:
- the LOC110798181 gene encoding 60S ribosomal protein L13-1: MVRHNNVVPNGHFKKHWQNYVRTWFNQPARKTRRRVARQTKAVKVFPRPTAGSLRPIVHGQTLKYNMKLRAGKGFSLEELEAAGIPKKLAPTIGIAVDHRRRNRSLESLQSNTQRLKTYKAKLVVFPRRPLKFKAGDSALEELAAATQVHGDFMPIVRETPVAELVKITDEMKAFKAYDKLRLERTNKRHMGARLKRAAEAEKEDKK